The Colias croceus chromosome 22, ilColCroc2.1 DNA window TATTTCAAGTTATCATCATCACGGAGAGACTGGGTTACAAAATACTTATGCATTGTAGAATATTGCTTCAgttttgtgttattatttGAACCTTTTAAGTGTAATGTGTAAAATATCTTATTGACCGTGTTCCGAATTGTGTCTTCAGCGTTTTTGATCATGTTATCTTCCCTCGGCAATTGTTCTAGACCATCTGCTTTTAGAAAAATCATCGAGATGAAAATAATTCTTTCACTTACATACatttttccaatttttatgtatttgtttctATTATAACACTTTTGAAGTTGTGAAATGTGAATAAAGagcaattttaaacttatggtttgttttattgtttttcaatatgaaacaattttattgcatcatatttattcaaaaattcatcactTCAAATTTTGCTCTCTAAAATAGTAGGTATCAATATTGCTTGTGCAATGACAACTGAGGGATTTGCgttaattgtttttgtattcTTGATTCAATATAATTGTTCGACTCATTCAAAAACCATTACACGAACTAGCAAACAAAACATATTCTTTGAAACGAACCAAAACACACAAAGAGTCATCAATAATCTCTTTTCTTTAGTAAGGCTCGATAATGCATTTAAAGAATCTCAAAAAGTACAAACATTATTAGccattcattataaattacgAAATGCATCAGAAAAGATaagtgatatttttaaagaaatccATAATCGAAGTAATTTGAGCATCATAGATAGACATGTATTTAACGTAGTTGAGAATTTTGctgatgtaaataataatggaaACAATTTAGAGagtaaagattttatttcgCATGTAGTAAACGTGATCTTTGAAAACCTTATGACTAATCCtatggaaaatataaaagatgtAATGGGCAGAATTGTTTACAATGCAATAAATAGAGATAGTTTCGAAGAAATAATTGATGATTTAGGTGATAATTCTGACGTGGATACAATTATGTCAGCAGTTGCTATTCAAGAAGTTTTAGATCATTTAAGAAATGTTTCTGATGCTACAAGTGAGACATCAAGTGGAAATgaagtattcaataaaaatgataGTATCAATTCAAGACGTAACTTCGATGATTTTGACTTGGATACTTGGCGTAAGtagaaattgaaaaaaaataatgtttcttttaaatctttaaaaagaGTTTGCATGATAACTGTTACAGAACCACTAGATGAAGAATATCGAAATACGAGAAGAATATTCAATGGAAGACCAACTAGTATAGACGATTATCCGTTTATAGCTAGTGTTCATGTTAAAGGACAATTCACTTGCTCTGGGTCTATTATAAGTAAAAGTGTCATACTGTCTGCAGCAACATGTTTACAGGCGTAAGTATTGAAATATGCATTTGGTATATTTCAGATTTTGCCTCGGAAATCTTGCCTCATTTATCGGAAATTTTAACTCTACACTCTACCGTCCCATATGTTAAATCGCAATCTATAAAAGTCTGCATTTACACTTTTCTAAAATTTAGATATAGAAGGGACTTCGACGAGACTTTAATTgtagattaaatttattaattttacaaagaaATGGTGTTGCAGGATGCTTGATATAAAGTAAAGAATGTAGCAAAATATAGCTGTAAATGTAATGATAGTGAGGacgaattatttttacaggaTTTACAGTTCTAGCCTCGACGGAACGAAGTTTGTTAAAGTACGCATTGGAAGTGACTTCGTGAATAAATATGGGAATTTCTTAGCAATATCAGCTATTGATTTCCACCCACAATACGATCCAATATATTTGAGACATAATTTGGTTGTTCTTatcatagataaattaaatttccgaaaaaattggaatattaaaagaataaaaattgataaagaTGATACAAGTATTGAAGGAGATGTTACTCTACTGGGTTGGGGTGCTCATGATGTAAGAAAAATTTGGTTGTTCATActcttaaattaaattttagttgCTTACTTAACAAAAatggaaatttatttttatctattaagtaagtacattgAGATAAtgaacttaataaataaaaattaacggtAATTCCAAATTTACATTTGTTGTTACGGTAATTAGAACGTATactgataattattttattccattcaCAGAATACTATGGAATTTAAAAGCGATACGCCTCTATCCTACACTACCCTACATctcataaataaaagaaaatgccAGCATATGTATACAAGgtgagaaaaaataataatttatgttgatGTAAAACAAAGTAATGAAACAGTAAATATGTTACAGGTCCACATTTCTGCGCCGGCATCGAGATGAAGGGAAGTGGTGCATGTTATGTAAGATTTATtgcattattacttttatctttattgtaaattaattaagaggcacagtattacaatattttctagTAATACTACAATAAGGCTAAATAAGCTCTTGTCCTGTAACACTTCTagtgttacaagtgtttatgggcggtggtgaccacttaacatcaggtggcccacctgctcctttgcttgctctgacatttaaaaaaaaagaaagacaCCGAATCCGAAATCCGAATGAATCGATTTTGGAAGAGActtttgaatgaatgaatgaatgaatgaatgaatgaatgaatgaatgaatactttatttgcaccagtaacaaaataataacataaaacacagacaatagaaaaaaagtacaaaaaggcggccttatcgctaatacagcgatctcttccaggcaaccttagGTCAAGAATCATGAGAATTACGTAATATATTGAGGTCGATGGTGCACAACagttgaaatttataataaaattatacatataatatacacaTAAGAATATACTAtacatagttaaataaatgagtatactacatattaaaataatatacatatacacacaaatatacatttcataaagataaatagtaattatatacTTGCTTTTTGAACTCATTTTGAACTCATTCAGTGTCTCAGCTCCTCTGATACTGTCGGGCAGACTGTTCCACAGCTTGATAGCACGAACCGTAAAGGAGCTATCATAGAAATTAGATCTATGAACAGGAACATACAACAGGAGTTTATTAAAGGATCGTGGGGAACGGGTGGAGGAGCTCAAGAATTGGAAATTACTTTTTAGGTAGGAAGGCGTGTTTGGACAGAAAAGGATGCAGTACAAAAGGTTAAGGATATGAGAGTCCCGGCGGAGTCTGACAGGGAGCCACTTGAGTCTTGTGCGGTATTCACTAATGTGATCATATTTACGTAGaccaaaaataaatctcaCACAGAAGTTCTGGAGACGCTCAAGACTATCAAGTTGGAATTGGAGGAGATCAGGATCAGGACATCTGCGTAGTCAAACAGGGATAGGAGAAGGGACTGAGCAAGAGCAATTTTAGTGGGAATAGGTAGAAAGTTTCGGAGTCGTCTGAGAGAGCCAGCTGCTGCAAATACTTTTTTCCTCAGTTCTTTAATTTGATTTGTCCACGAAAGAGTTTCGTCAATAAAAACACCAAGACTCTTAACGGTGGAACTGTATGGAATGTCAGTGTTATTTATGCAAACTTTAGGCATAGAGGACCAATCAATTTTAGATATGAGCGACTGACTCCCAATAATAATCACCTGCGATTATTTCGGATTAATGCATAGACCATGGTCGCGGCTCCAATTACTAATGGTACGTAAATCATCATTCACGAGTGCTACTTTCCCACTTAGGTCTTCAAGTGATGAATGACAATAAATTTGCAAATCGTCCGCGTACATATGGTAGAGACCGGAAATATTCGAAGCAATGGAGTTgataaataaggaaaaaagGAGGGGAGACAGCACACTACCCTGAGGAACGCCAGAAGCAATATCAGACCAGGATGAGTAACACTCGTCCAGTAGAATGCGCTGCCGGCGGCCCCCGAGATAGCTGCTAAACCAATTAATCACTGCCGGAGACATGTTAAAAGAAACGCGTAGCAAGCTCAACAAAACATCGTGATCAACTGTGTTAAACGCGTTACTAAAGTCAAGTAGTGTAAGTATTGTGAGCTGCCTTTTGTCCATACTCAGTCTAATATCGTCTGTGATCTTGACTAACGCAGTGGCCGTACTATGACCCGGACGGAAACCGGACTGGAAAGGATTGAGAAGGTTGTTTTTGGGCTTTTTTTTTTCGAGAGATAACTTAAAttcaagtttaatttaatagctGCAGAATATAATGaagattacattttaaaaacttttgaaTCAATACTAAGTAGTCTAATCGAGaaagtttaaattgtttgtatTGTTACATATTTCTTACTCTTTCATGCAAAAACCAATGATACAGGGATGATTTTTGTTAATGATGTAGCTTATGTACCAGAAATATTGCTCAATAATAATCTCTCTGATCAGAGAGATGTTGGAGCACCAGCAGTCTCCGGCACCAGGCTAGTAGGCGTGGTCAGCTTCGGCCCAGCGGAGTGCGGGAAGGTAGACGCGCCGACCGTGTTCATCAGGGTT harbors:
- the LOC123701806 gene encoding transmembrane protease serine 11D-like; its protein translation is MTTEGFALIVFVFLIQYNCSTHSKTITRTSKQNIFFETNQNTQRVINNLFSLVRLDNAFKESQKVQTLLAIHYKLRNASEKISDIFKEIHNRSNLSIIDRHVFNVVENFADVNNNGNNLESKDFISHVVNVIFENLMTNPMENIKDVMGRIVYNAINRDSFEEIIDDLGDNSDVDTIMSAVAIQEVLDHLRNVSDATSETSSGNEVFNKNDSINSRRNFDDFDLDTWQPLDEEYRNTRRIFNGRPTSIDDYPFIASVHVKGQFTCSGSIISKSVILSAATCLQAIYSSSLDGTKFVKVRIGSDFVNKYGNFLAISAIDFHPQYDPIYLRHNLVVLIIDKLNFRKNWNIKRIKIDKDDTSIEGDVTLLGWGAHDNTMEFKSDTPLSYTTLHLINKRKCQHMYTSKYVTGPHFCAGIEMKGSGACYRDVGAPAVSGTRLVGVVSFGPAECGKVDAPTVFIRVAAYEQWLKGVIRKNR